The following nucleotide sequence is from Sander lucioperca isolate FBNREF2018 chromosome 19, SLUC_FBN_1.2, whole genome shotgun sequence.
CCACCAGGTTGTCATTCTTCGTTGTCTTCAATTTATTTGGCCTTACTCTGCAGATCTGAAGATGTGAGGAAATATGGCTATGAAAGGGTCCTAGAGCCCTTGTTGAGGGATCTTGCCATTTTGGAAAGTCAAGGTATTTTTATTGCACAGCTTGGAGATTTTGTTAAAGGCGCAATACAGTGTGTCATAGCAGACAATTTGGGAGCACATGGAATTGCTGGATTTATTGAAAGTTTTGCAGGTGAATACATTTGCCGCTTTTGTGTGGCAAGAAAGTCTGAAATTCAGGAGAGGGAAGTGAGTTCTGGTACGTTTACTCTCCGAAGCAAAGAGATGCATGAAATGCATGTCAGGTCAGCACAGGACAATGCACAACCTTGTTACGGTGTTAAAAGGAagtgtgttttctctgcataTCTTTCTCATTTCAATGTCTGCACCGGCTACCCTCCAGATGTTGCACATGACATCTTTGAAGGCATATTACCCGTTGAGTTGGCGCACTGCCTCAGCTTGTTAATTTCAAAAAAGTATTTCACACTTGACAAACTCAATGAGTCTATTCAGAAATTTCCTTACAAGTGGACAGACAAAAGTAACCGTCCTCATGCAATTCCCAGGACATTCATGCTGAAGAAAAGTATTGGAGGAAATGCTCATGAAAATTGGAGTCTTTTGCGATTGCTTCCACTTTTGGTTGGACAGTTGGTGCCCCCAGATGAACCAGCCTGGCAGGTCATTTTGGACCTTAAAGATATCGTTGAGCTAGTTGTTACACCAGTGCACACAACACAATCCATTGCTTTCCTTGAAGCCAGGATTTGTGACCATAGATATAGGTTACAAGAGGTGTTTCCGGGTTTAAAGCTGTTGCCGAAACATCATTTTGTGGAACATTATCCACAGATGATCAGATTTTTTGGTCCACTAGTTGGGTTGTGGACAATGAGGTTTGAGGCAAAACACAGTTTTTTTAAGCAAGTTGTCCGTCACACACGCTGCTTTAAAAACATACTCTTGTCCCTGGCGGTGAAGCATCAGTTCATGATGGCATATCACTTGGCGTCAACCACAACCGAAACATCTAGCTTGACTGTCTCAGCTGTTTCAACTGTCTCTGTTGACATTTTGCATCAGGATGTGCAGAAGGTTCTGCAGTTGAAATACCCTGATATTACTCACATTCAGCTCACAAAGAATGCGTCTGTTAATGGAGTTAACTACAGAGAAGGTATGGTTGTTGTTCACGGCTCTGCTGGTGGCTTGCTAGAGTTTGCAGAGGTTATCCAGATGGTTGTAGTGGAGAAGAGCTTGAGCTTTATTGTTAAAGAGCTGGGTGCATGGTATAGGGAGCATTTTAGGGCATTTGAGTTATGTCCCACTTCACTAGTCTCCCTCATTCAACATGGTGCCTTGTTGGACCAGTACCCCATGGCAGATTACATGATTGGAGGCCGGCGAATGGTGACACTTAAAAGATTCATACAGATACAAGGTTGTATTATGGTAGTTTGTGTTGTGTTCATACGCTGCATGAGTTGATACACTATTTCTTACAGGAGGACTAATTTTGTTTTTAGTAAAGTTAGAAAGAATTTTCTGAGGGAAATTATCCAGTCATCTGACATCTCCCTGTACTAAATTACCCTCATGTTGCCATTTATTATAGAAATGTGCATGTTAAGGAAAACATTTGTGACTAACATAATACAAATGAATGTTCAAATCTGTCTGTTTAAATATATCATGTTCAAAGGAAGAACTACCACACAAccacaaataaagaaaaaatatcTATGTTTTTCATTCCACACAAATAAAGTAATGGTAAAAATGAATAGTGTTTACAACTGCAGAATAACATTACAGATTAAAATTGTGTGGTAGTATGTTCCTGCTCTAATTCGGTTCATGAAAAGTTATACTTAAGTAACAATAGTACCAGATGgtgatttaacattttttttgtcttctttaaCAATTAGATTGAAGAATGGCACAGTGTCTGAAGTTGAGAGTCATTGTGGACGACGATGACTATAGAAGACTTGATCTCCATTCAGGAATGCCAGAAACTTTGACAGAGTTACACGATACAATTCGCCAAGAATTTGGAATTGAAAGAGACTTTCGTATTCAGTTCATGGATCCTGACTTCAATAATGAATTCATGAACATTACATCAGTACAAGACATACAGGACAGAAGTACAATCAAGTTGGTGTACATGGCAACCTTAACTCTAACCCCCATAACTGATGTGGTTTTGAGTCCAACTTCTTTAATGGAGAATGCTCCCAGCACTTCTGGATCATCTGGAGCACCAGTGAGCAGCCAAACATCTCCCATTGTTTCCTCATCGGCCTCATTGTCCTCAACAGACTCGGATAACACCATCATTCTGCCACATTCAGACAATGAATTGAGAGCACGTGCATGGCCACGTGAATTCCCCATTCCTCGCTTTCCATACAATGTAGAGGTGCAGCTTCAACGTGGAAATGAGCGCTTCAGAGAAACTGGCACTCAACTGAAGATCACTCCGGGGTTGAAGTCTGACATCTTACAGAAGCTAGCTGAGGAGATCTTCCAGTATACAGCATATCCACAAAATTACCAAATAGATGAGGTAGCAGGGGCACTCATCAAAAAAATTTCCCTGTTTGAAGGAACCATCTGCCACTGGTTACTATGGCTGGATGATTAgcctaaaatataaaatggcTAATTACAGAACGAAGATGCGAAACATTGGCTATCCAGAAGTGATTGTAAATGCTTTGAAAAACAAACGTAGTGATGAAAGCCTCCCAGCCAAAAATGTAAAGAAGCCTAAAAAGGCTGAAGTCAACTTTTTTCCTTCACACCCTGCTGGCGAATCGGATGAAAGTTTAGAAAATGTCAGGCTTGAACTGTTGAACGATGTCAAACAAAGAAACAGTGCACTGTGTATAAAACAGAAGATGTCAAAAACATTCTCCTACAGAAGAAAAGAGGTGGTACAGGAAAATCCAGCTGCCGGAGAGTTTAAAGCCAGGTGGCCTGCACTTTTTCATATTGATGAGGTAAGTGCATGCTTGCCTTTTTTTCCCCAGTGTGCTTCTTCGCATTATACGATCTTGGTTTGTAACTGCTGAAACCTAAATAAATTCGGGGGAAAAATTTCCCCCAGTTATTGATAATttactaaaataattaattttgaCCACTTTAACTgtatctgtctgctgtttgctgctgagaAGGTAGTGTACAGTGACTTTATCAGAGATTGTCTGATGAAAACAGCTTCCTGCTGCTGGAATTGGGGTTTTCACATTGCACTTAGACATTTGACCCATtgtaaatttgaaaaaaaatattagcaAGGCTTAAATAAGTTTTGATTTCCATTACCTTTGATTAATAGCAATACATTTGACTAATTATTGTCTTGAATAATGAGGTCAAAAGTATCCTTTAATCATACAGTAGCTACAAAATATTACACCAATGGCTGAACACAGTGCTCTTTATcttctgttatttttttcttgtttataACAGATAAATGCTGAATTCCAGCGCATAACAACAATCCCACTTGAAACAACCTTCATGGTGCAGTTGGACAGCCATTTACCCCAGCTGACATCAGTTTTCCAGAAGAAGGGATGTGTTTCTGGCCAGAAACTAGCCACACATCTGGCGATCTTGCAAGAGGTAAACATGTGTATACATTGCAGTAGAACATATATACACTGTGGAGCAACTTCATGAAATGTACCTGTTTCGTACCATATTGAGCCTTTGAAGACTTCAAGAGCAGCCTTGATTATATGTAAGAGGCAAGGTTCCTAAGTCCCGGCTCAAGAATAAAGGTGACcaggctgctctctgtctcgGGCCTTCCATGTATGCACATGGATGGGCAGGGAGGTGCTCTCCCTGCCTTATGGCTTTCCACGTAGGCACTTGTCTGATGTTTGTCTTAATTCTGGTTCAACCatataaagcactttgtaactgtgttttgaaaagtgctgtataaataaatagaGACACATTTCTAAGGACTGATGATGCCTTAATGAGGCAATAGTGGCATACAGGTTAGAGAAGCAGGTTTGTGACTGGAAATGTGCCAATTAAATATCcaggtggggaaagtgaaagagtacCACCtgccttgagcaagacacttaatccTCAGTAGCCTGCAGATCCGACTGGTTGGAAAAGCAGCTTCTAGGTGTTAACTGTGAAGAAGAGAGCATTGCTCTCAGTGAAACTTCCCTGAATAAGTAGAAGTTACAATAGTGCTATCGCCCTACACAATCAGACCTGACATTTTAtcaaaattaagtcacaatTCACTAACATTCATTAGCAAAATGgggcagtccatttacattttgtataataaagtcattgtgtatatattttttgaggTTACCACATGTTGGAAATATTCTACaatttcaagatttttttttaaataattgatgTATTTaggaatattttaataattgttaTCCTTTTAAACAGGCGACGAGTGATGTCAATCTTAAAAGGGCAGCAGTCCTAAAGGCACTTTGCATCTACCTTGGCGAGGATGTTGGACATCTCATTCGGGAATATAAGGCAAGTCATAGTAATTGCATTTGTCAGTCACATGTACTGTCTTGTATTATAGAAAATGTTTTAAGATCCTAAGGTCACTAACCCACTAGTTATTAGAAGAAAATGACTTTCACAATGTGATTTAAAGGGACACTCACCAAAAACGAAAACAAACCTGATGCATAACCAAATAAGTGTGTTGACACCACAACAATGGCAACTGTAATCCTGTCAATGTCTACATGCTGTCGTCTTTTGGGGTCTAGAGCTATGATAGTGTGGAAGCctgctgtttatttaaatgaactACTACAAAACTTGAAAAATGCTCTAGCCACTAAAACGTGTCACTACAGAGGATCAGAAGGATCATACtggtgttttgtatgttttaagcGGTTGATGACAAAGGCATTAACATTACCGCTGACCATTTGCCAAAGTATCAATTTTAGAAAATTAATTTTTACCTTTTATAAGTAGCCATAAGGTTGAGAATATTTGTATAAAAATCAACAACTTGCTGCACAGTGTTGCAAGCAGGTACCATTTTCTAAACACACCCTGGTGCATTCAAGAACTCTTGACATCCAATAATAATTAAACAAACACTGACAAACTTTGTGTTGAGGAAGTTAAATCCAGAAGAGTAAAACAACATGGATGTTGTCATAGGATAATGTAAATTTAGCTGTGTCTGGAGATTTTCATTAATTggctaaaacatttaaaactattAGTTTGGTTCTTGAAATGATATGTCTggctttattcattatttttattattgttcaattaaaagaccaaaaccatccATGTGTTAGTCCATCTATCAATCCGTTCTGACTTCTGGGTCTCAGCTccaagcccattggttcctactgaatattaaatattttccacaatacaataaaaacaaaaatctgtgATTTGGTCATTCACATGAACCTTTATTTAACTgacaaaagtacaaaaaagatttttaatagttttactgACCAgcataaatgtattttgtaaatATAAAGAAATTTAGAATTTTATGTCATGAAAATCTATTACAtaaatatgttttcttttttcccctatTTTCTTCAAATATACAGGACATTGAAGGAGATGACATCCAGAGAGACCTGCAGAAATCCACCATGGGCATATATGTCATCAACAAGGAGGGTGGAGAAATTGGAGCTCATGATGACATTGGCATTTATGTTGAAGGAGTAATCATTCTGGACAACATTGGATCTGTAGCCCAAGCATGTGCAATGATGCTGGGAGTCATGTATGTACTGAACATGGCTTACCCCAAAGAGCTGAAATACTTTTATGAATTCATTCAGAAAGTGCTCTTGCAAATGGATGGTGAAAGGCTTTCCCCCAAAGTCCTTGGACTAAAGAACAAAATCATTGCTGGACTGTAGGATTTCTTCAGCCGCTCTTGTGAACCTTGCTAAGCTGCATTGTTATTTCTGGTTTGGGAGGTGATAGAAAACATTTAGTATGATGTGAAATGCAGCCCCAGAAGGTGTTTCGAACTGAAGTGAATGGTGGACTGTAATATTCACACAGCCACTGGTGTGAACATTTAAAACTGTACGATGGATTTTGTGGAATATTCACCTGAAATAAAAATTGCAATCCTGGAAATAAGAGCACAaaattcatccatccatccactacCGCCATATGAATATTAGAAGTTAAGCGCCTTGAGAGAAACAGTTGGTGGTGGTTGTGCCATTAAACCATTGCATAAGAAGAGGACACAACGAGATGTTAAAAGAGCTCTGGTCAAGTTCAAACGATGGAGAACCATGTGGAAAACATGGTGGAATTATGACATTTCTGTTAGTTTCATGTATTAATGTGAGGAAGGTTACAGCCTCCTTTGTTTTCATTTGCCactatttttattattctcGGAGGAACTTAAGCTTCAGTGGACATTTACGTCACGTTTCATGTACATCATGATGTATTCAGTAAGTCTGTTTTCATATTGCTACACCAATGTACGTGTTTGCAGTTTATTGTAATCTCACATCGGGTCCTCAGTGTTTGCCGTCTTCCAGCTATTCtgctacatttgttgtttttttgttatgaatggtacattgttttttataatgGTTGATAGTACATTTTGTTATAAGATAGCAATGTAAGAAATTGTTACCACTGAGTTACATTGCTGGCACTTTTGTTTGGGAGAGAGTAAATCTGTTGGATCTCGTGGTCTTGGATCAAGAAAATAAAGTAAGAGTTGACAATATTTGGTTTGCTTTATTTGTCTGAATA
It contains:
- the LOC118493917 gene encoding uncharacterized protein LOC118493917; this translates as MSKTFSYRRKEVVQENPAAGEFKARWPALFHIDEINAEFQRITTIPLETTFMVQLDSHLPQLTSVFQKKGCVSGQKLATHLAILQEVPKSRLKNKGDQAALCLGPSMYAHGWAGRCSPCLMAFHATSDVNLKRAAVLKALCIYLGEDVGHLIREYKDIEGDDIQRDLQKSTMGIYVINKEGGEIGAHDDIGIYVEGVIILDNIGSVAQACAMMLGVMYVLNMAYPKELKYFYEFIQKVLLQMDGERLSPKVLGLKNKIIAGL